In Paracoccus fistulariae, a single window of DNA contains:
- a CDS encoding chorismate mutase, giving the protein MTRPDQINDMATLRAHIDALDERLIGLLAERHALIDRAAQIKSGIGWPARIDARVEEVVANTRKHAAAAGLDPDLIEHIWRRLIEAAIAQEDRHLNGDRE; this is encoded by the coding sequence ATGACCCGACCCGACCAGATCAACGACATGGCGACCTTGCGCGCCCATATCGACGCGCTGGATGAACGGCTGATCGGCCTTTTGGCGGAACGCCATGCCCTGATCGACCGCGCGGCGCAGATCAAATCCGGCATCGGCTGGCCCGCCCGGATCGACGCAAGGGTCGAAGAAGTGGTCGCAAATACGCGCAAACATGCCGCGGCTGCCGGGCTGGACCCCGACCTGATCGAGCATATCTGGCGTCGGCTCATCGAAGCCGCCATCGCCCAGGAAGACCGCCACCTGAACGGAGACCGTGAATGA
- the tolB gene encoding Tol-Pal system beta propeller repeat protein TolB, which produces MFRSLTLTLSLALAGAVALPALPALAQNGPLRIEITDGVVEAMPIAIPSFFGDPEIARKVRDVVAADLTGTGLFKEIPADGLAAAPGSFAESIAYEDWRAVNAQALVTAEVTGSGDNISVKFRLYDVFAGRPQGDGMQFDARASDWRRAAHKIADQIYTRLTGEQPYFDSRVAFVQETGPKNARIKRVGVMDYDGANILWMTDSSSLVLAPQFSGDGRQLVYTSFDSGFPQVRVMDVATVTSRAVTQGADSMAFSPRFSRDGRWIAYSLENGGNTDIWLMDAATGAQRQLTDAPSIETSPSFSPDGRQIVFESDRSGAPQLYVMGIEGGEPTRISFGDGRYGSPAWSPKGDLIAFTKQLGERFHIATMRTDGSGEKNLTESFLDESPTWAPNGRVVMFTRVTPGGNGQPRLHSVDITGRNMRPLKLDFAASDPSWGPVMP; this is translated from the coding sequence ATGTTTCGCAGCCTGACCCTGACCCTTTCGCTGGCCCTTGCCGGTGCCGTCGCGCTTCCCGCCCTGCCTGCCCTGGCGCAGAACGGGCCGCTGCGCATTGAAATCACCGATGGCGTGGTCGAAGCCATGCCCATCGCCATCCCCAGCTTTTTCGGCGATCCCGAGATTGCGCGGAAGGTGCGCGATGTGGTGGCCGCCGACCTGACCGGGACCGGACTTTTCAAAGAGATCCCTGCCGATGGGCTGGCGGCGGCTCCGGGCAGCTTCGCCGAATCCATTGCCTATGAGGATTGGCGCGCGGTCAACGCGCAGGCGCTGGTCACCGCCGAGGTCACCGGATCGGGCGATAATATCAGCGTCAAGTTCCGCCTCTACGACGTCTTTGCCGGGCGCCCGCAGGGGGATGGCATGCAATTCGATGCCCGCGCCTCGGACTGGCGGCGGGCGGCCCACAAGATCGCCGATCAGATCTATACCCGGCTGACCGGCGAGCAGCCCTATTTCGACAGCCGCGTGGCCTTTGTGCAGGAAACCGGCCCCAAGAATGCCCGGATCAAGCGCGTCGGGGTGATGGATTACGACGGCGCGAATATCCTGTGGATGACCGACAGTTCCTCGCTGGTTCTGGCGCCGCAATTTTCCGGCGATGGCCGTCAGTTGGTCTATACCAGCTTTGACAGCGGCTTTCCGCAGGTGCGGGTGATGGACGTGGCCACGGTCACCTCGCGCGCGGTGACGCAGGGGGCGGACAGCATGGCCTTTTCCCCGCGGTTCAGCCGTGATGGCCGCTGGATCGCCTATTCGCTGGAAAACGGCGGCAATACCGATATCTGGCTGATGGATGCGGCGACCGGCGCACAGCGGCAATTGACCGATGCGCCCTCGATCGAGACCTCGCCCAGCTTCAGCCCGGACGGGCGGCAGATCGTCTTTGAATCCGACCGATCGGGCGCGCCCCAGCTTTACGTCATGGGGATCGAGGGGGGTGAGCCGACCCGGATCAGCTTTGGCGACGGGCGCTATGGCTCTCCGGCATGGTCGCCCAAGGGCGATCTGATCGCCTTTACCAAGCAGCTGGGAGAGCGGTTCCATATCGCGACCATGCGGACCGATGGATCGGGTGAGAAAAACTTGACCGAATCCTTTCTTGACGAAAGCCCGACCTGGGCCCCCAATGGCCGCGTCGTGATGTTTACGCGGGTGACACCCGGTGGAAATGGTCAACCGCGTCTGCATTCTGTAGATATTACGGGCCGCAACATGCGCCCGTTAAAGCTTGACTTTGCGGCCTCGGACCCGTCTTGGGGTCCGGTAATGCCGTAA
- the folD gene encoding bifunctional methylenetetrahydrofolate dehydrogenase/methenyltetrahydrofolate cyclohydrolase FolD — protein sequence MTATLIDGKAFAATLRARIATEVAQMKDHGITPGLAVVLVGEDPASQVYVRSKGKMTREVGMNSYEHRLPAETDQDSLLNLITRLNNDPAVNGILVQLPLPKHLDESLVINAIDPAKDVDGFHIQNVGLLATGQKAMVPCTPLGCLMLLRDRLGSLSGKRAVIIGRSNIVGKPMAQLLLRDSATVTIAHSRTENLPALCREADILVAAVGRPKMVKADWIKPGATVIDVGINRTDDGLVGDVDFAAAREVAGAITPVPGGVGPMTIACLLANTLTATARSNGLPDPDGLTP from the coding sequence ATGACCGCCACCCTGATTGACGGCAAGGCCTTCGCCGCCACGCTGCGCGCCCGCATCGCAACCGAGGTGGCACAGATGAAGGATCACGGCATCACTCCGGGACTTGCCGTGGTGCTGGTCGGCGAAGATCCCGCAAGTCAGGTCTATGTCCGCTCCAAGGGCAAGATGACCCGCGAAGTCGGCATGAACTCCTATGAACACCGCCTGCCCGCCGAGACAGATCAAGACAGCCTGCTGAACCTGATCACCCGGCTGAACAACGATCCGGCAGTCAATGGCATCCTTGTCCAGCTGCCCCTGCCGAAACATCTCGATGAATCGCTGGTCATCAATGCCATCGACCCGGCCAAGGATGTCGATGGATTCCATATCCAGAATGTCGGTCTGCTGGCCACGGGGCAAAAGGCCATGGTGCCCTGCACGCCGCTGGGCTGCCTGATGCTGCTGCGCGACCGGCTGGGCAGCCTCTCGGGCAAGCGCGCGGTGATCATCGGCCGCTCGAATATCGTCGGCAAACCAATGGCGCAACTGCTGCTGCGCGACAGTGCCACCGTCACCATCGCCCATTCCCGCACGGAAAACCTGCCCGCCCTCTGCCGCGAGGCTGATATCCTCGTCGCCGCCGTAGGCCGCCCGAAAATGGTCAAGGCCGACTGGATCAAGCCGGGCGCCACGGTGATCGATGTGGGCATCAACCGCACCGATGACGGGCTTGTCGGAGATGTCGATTTCGCCGCCGCCCGGGAGGTCGCAGGCGCCATCACCCCCGTGCCGGGCGGGGTCGGCCCGATGACCATTGCCTGCCTGCTGGCCAATACGCTGACAGCCACCGCCCGCAGCAATGGACTGCCCGATCCGGACGGCCTGACGCCCTGA
- a CDS encoding tol-pal system protein has protein sequence MIRRTIAAASLAALMVLPGIASADNANLADLRADLDLLRGDVQQLRRELVASGAAGYQAAGGDAAIDRMNNLEQQLARVTNQTEQLQNRINRIVQDGNRRVADIEFRLCEMDESCDLAALTTQDLGGPSAGGVSHVAPVIAPPLENSKAATASEQADFDAAAKVMANGDFRRAAQMFGDVAETHAGGPLTAEALFLRGASLDSAGDHKGAAAAWLEGFAADPDGARAAESLLGIARVIADNDDPVAACLYLAEIPARFPGSASATEAETRMSRLACGSNDLTMPTGSHPFDPAASGMDPEATADLAEHN, from the coding sequence ATGATCAGACGGACCATTGCCGCCGCCTCACTTGCCGCGCTGATGGTCCTGCCGGGCATCGCCAGCGCCGATAACGCGAACTTGGCCGACCTGCGCGCCGATCTGGATCTGCTGCGCGGCGATGTACAACAGTTGCGGCGCGAGCTGGTGGCGTCGGGCGCGGCCGGTTATCAGGCTGCCGGGGGCGATGCGGCCATCGACCGGATGAATAATCTGGAACAGCAACTGGCCCGCGTCACCAACCAGACCGAACAGTTGCAGAACCGCATCAACCGCATCGTGCAGGATGGCAACCGCCGCGTCGCCGATATCGAATTCCGCCTGTGCGAGATGGATGAAAGCTGCGATCTGGCGGCGCTGACGACGCAGGATCTGGGCGGCCCTTCGGCGGGCGGTGTCAGCCATGTCGCGCCGGTGATCGCCCCTCCGCTGGAGAATTCGAAGGCGGCAACCGCGTCCGAACAGGCGGATTTCGACGCCGCCGCCAAGGTCATGGCAAATGGCGATTTCCGCCGCGCCGCGCAGATGTTCGGCGATGTGGCCGAAACCCATGCCGGCGGCCCGCTGACCGCCGAGGCGCTGTTCCTGCGCGGGGCATCGCTGGACAGCGCGGGCGATCACAAGGGCGCGGCGGCCGCATGGCTGGAAGGCTTCGCCGCCGATCCCGACGGCGCCCGCGCGGCTGAAAGCCTGTTGGGTATCGCACGAGTCATCGCCGATAATGACGACCCCGTGGCGGCCTGTCTGTATCTGGCCGAGATCCCGGCCCGCTTTCCCGGCAGCGCATCGGCCACCGAGGCCGAAACCCGGATGAGCAGGCTGGCCTGCGGCAGCAACGATCTGACCATGCCGACCGGCAGCCACCCATTCGATCCGGCAGCAAGTGGGATGGACCCGGAAGCGACGGCGGATCTGGCCGAACATAATTAA
- the ftsH gene encoding ATP-dependent zinc metalloprotease FtsH: MGNARNLAFWAVLFLMIFALVNLFSDGTASMNSRQVSYSDFIERVETDQVSAATIDGEDITFTGSDGTQYMTVRPEGEEITSRLIDNDVDVKVIKQEQSGLMSMLGVWLPFILLIGVWIFFMNRMQGGGKGGAMGFGKSRAKLLTEKHGRVTFDDVAGIDEAKEELEEIVEFLRNPQKFSRLGGKIPKGALLVGPPGTGKTLLARAIAGEAGVPFFTISGSDFVEMFVGVGASRVRDMFEQAKKSAPCILFIDEIDAVGRARGVGIGGGNDEREQTLNQLLVEMDGFEANEGIIIVAATNRKDVLDPALLRPGRFDRQIHVPNPDIKGREKILSVHARKVPVGPDVDLRIIARGTPGFSGADLMNLVNEAALMAARIGRRFVSMEDFENAKDKVMLGVERRSLVLTPEQKEKTAYHEAGHAIVGLSLPKCDPVYKATIIPRGGALGMVVSLPEMDRLNFHKDEAKQKIAMTMAGKAAEIIKYGEEGVSNGPAGDIQQASQLARAMVMRWGMSDKVGAVDYAEAHEGYSGSTGGFSVSAATKELIEEEVRDLIEEGYQEARRILIEKNEEFERLAQGLLEYETLTGEEIGKIIRGEELGGDDDTPGSTIPSVTAIPKAGKPSSQGGDPAPA; encoded by the coding sequence TTGGGCAACGCACGCAATCTGGCCTTCTGGGCCGTCCTGTTCCTGATGATTTTTGCGCTGGTCAATCTGTTCAGCGACGGGACGGCCTCGATGAACAGTCGTCAGGTCAGTTATTCCGATTTCATCGAGCGCGTCGAAACCGATCAGGTCAGCGCCGCCACCATCGACGGTGAGGATATTACCTTCACCGGCTCTGACGGCACGCAATACATGACCGTCCGCCCCGAGGGCGAGGAAATCACCAGCCGCCTGATCGACAATGATGTCGATGTGAAGGTGATCAAGCAGGAGCAATCCGGCCTGATGTCCATGCTGGGCGTCTGGCTGCCCTTCATCCTGCTGATCGGCGTCTGGATCTTCTTCATGAACCGGATGCAGGGCGGCGGCAAAGGCGGCGCGATGGGCTTTGGCAAATCGCGGGCCAAATTGCTGACGGAAAAGCATGGCCGGGTGACCTTCGACGATGTGGCGGGCATCGACGAGGCCAAGGAAGAGCTGGAAGAAATCGTTGAATTCCTGCGCAATCCGCAGAAATTCAGCCGTCTGGGCGGCAAGATCCCCAAAGGGGCGCTGCTTGTCGGCCCTCCGGGGACGGGTAAGACCCTTCTGGCCCGCGCCATCGCGGGTGAGGCCGGCGTGCCCTTCTTTACCATCTCGGGTTCGGATTTCGTGGAAATGTTCGTCGGCGTCGGCGCCAGCCGTGTGCGCGACATGTTCGAACAGGCCAAGAAATCGGCCCCCTGCATTCTGTTCATCGACGAAATCGACGCGGTCGGTCGTGCCCGCGGCGTCGGCATCGGCGGCGGTAATGACGAACGCGAACAGACGCTGAACCAGCTTCTGGTCGAGATGGACGGTTTCGAGGCGAATGAGGGCATCATCATCGTCGCCGCCACCAACCGCAAGGACGTGCTGGACCCTGCCCTGCTGCGTCCGGGCCGCTTCGACCGCCAGATCCATGTCCCCAATCCCGACATCAAGGGCCGCGAAAAAATCCTGTCGGTTCACGCCCGCAAGGTACCGGTCGGCCCCGATGTCGATCTGCGCATCATTGCACGCGGCACGCCCGGCTTCTCGGGTGCGGATCTGATGAACCTGGTAAACGAGGCCGCACTGATGGCCGCCCGCATCGGCCGACGCTTCGTCAGCATGGAAGATTTCGAAAACGCCAAGGACAAGGTCATGCTCGGGGTCGAGCGCCGCTCTCTGGTGCTGACGCCCGAACAGAAGGAAAAGACCGCCTATCACGAGGCCGGCCACGCCATTGTCGGCCTGTCGCTGCCCAAATGCGACCCGGTCTACAAGGCGACGATCATCCCGCGCGGCGGCGCCCTTGGCATGGTCGTCAGCCTGCCCGAAATGGACCGGCTGAACTTCCACAAGGACGAAGCCAAGCAGAAGATCGCCATGACCATGGCCGGCAAGGCCGCCGAGATCATCAAATATGGCGAAGAGGGTGTCTCGAACGGCCCGGCAGGCGATATTCAGCAGGCCAGCCAGCTGGCCCGTGCCATGGTGATGCGGTGGGGCATGTCCGACAAGGTCGGCGCGGTCGACTATGCCGAGGCGCATGAGGGCTATTCCGGCAGCACCGGCGGCTTCTCGGTCTCGGCCGCCACCAAGGAACTGATCGAAGAGGAAGTCCGCGACCTCATTGAGGAAGGCTATCAAGAGGCCCGCCGGATCCTGATCGAGAAGAACGAGGAATTCGAACGTCTCGCACAGGGCCTCTTGGAATATGAAACCCTGACCGGGGAAGAGATCGGCAAGATCATCCGCGGCGAGGAACTGGGCGGCGATGACGACACGCCGGGCAGCACCATCCCTTCTGTCACGGCGATCCCGAAGGCGGGCAAGCCCAGCTCTCAGGGCGGCGATCCCGCACCGGCCTGA
- the pal gene encoding peptidoglycan-associated lipoprotein Pal produces the protein MNIWMKSASAICLLALAACAQPATQTTQQVIDPYANLGNGAVYQGNLSGGTLGSEATAQYFNSQVGNTVLFAANQTTLTGDARAILARQAGWLKQHGTFSAVVQGHAEETGTREYNLALGARRASAVQEYLVSQGVEAGRIRTLSFGKERPVEVCSDEACYAKNRRAVTVVSETGVGS, from the coding sequence ATGAATATCTGGATGAAATCCGCCTCTGCCATCTGCCTGCTGGCCCTTGCCGCCTGCGCGCAGCCCGCGACCCAAACGACGCAGCAAGTGATTGACCCCTATGCGAATCTTGGAAATGGGGCCGTCTATCAGGGCAATCTTTCCGGCGGCACTCTGGGGTCAGAGGCGACGGCGCAATATTTCAACAGTCAGGTTGGCAATACGGTGCTGTTTGCCGCGAACCAGACCACGCTGACCGGCGACGCCCGCGCAATTCTGGCCCGTCAGGCAGGCTGGCTGAAACAGCACGGCACCTTCAGCGCCGTGGTTCAGGGCCATGCCGAGGAAACCGGCACCCGCGAATATAACCTTGCGCTTGGCGCGCGCCGCGCCAGCGCGGTGCAGGAATATCTGGTCTCTCAAGGGGTCGAGGCCGGGCGCATCCGCACGCTCAGCTTTGGCAAGGAACGCCCGGTCGAGGTCTGCTCGGACGAGGCGTGCTATGCCAAAAACCGCCGCGCCGTCACCGTGGTCAGCGAAACCGGGGTCGGATCATGA
- the tilS gene encoding tRNA lysidine(34) synthetase TilS: MPANPADRIHAALDRLAGDAPALGLAVSGGGDSVALMRIAREWAGDRKLMVATVDHGLRPDSAAEAAQVGDWSRDLDLPHEVLPWQRDGQTGNLMAQAREARMRLLSDWARRHGLAAVLLGHTADDQAETLMMRLARGSGVDGLSAMAETREAMGMRWLRPMLRVQRAELRDWLREHGIDWIDDPSNDNSNFDRVRFRQAIQSLQLDVSALARTATHMQEARDALCHAALSLSKDAVIARGRLILSGRSFGKAPQEIRRRLLVAACRWVTGADYPPRRNTVLHALQAIELGNRVTLDGTMIDPAADRIRIAREPAAALRAPDATAGIWDNRWNINSLPDGHHIAALGTDSLGQTSWRQSGLPRDEAAASPALWLGEQLVAAPLLRPHPGLRISPTRDAADFRRLVLAH, translated from the coding sequence ATGCCCGCGAACCCCGCAGATCGCATTCACGCCGCGCTGGATCGTCTGGCGGGCGACGCCCCTGCCCTGGGGCTTGCGGTGTCGGGCGGGGGCGATTCTGTCGCCCTGATGCGGATCGCGCGGGAATGGGCCGGGGATCGCAAGCTGATGGTGGCGACCGTGGATCACGGTTTGCGCCCGGACAGCGCGGCAGAGGCGGCGCAGGTGGGCGACTGGTCCCGCGATCTGGACTTGCCGCATGAGGTGCTGCCCTGGCAGCGGGACGGTCAGACCGGAAACCTGATGGCCCAGGCGCGCGAGGCGCGGATGCGGCTGCTGTCAGATTGGGCGCGGCGGCACGGACTGGCCGCAGTGCTGCTTGGCCATACTGCCGATGATCAGGCCGAAACCCTGATGATGCGGCTGGCCCGGGGATCCGGCGTCGACGGTCTGTCGGCAATGGCCGAGACGCGCGAGGCGATGGGCATGCGCTGGCTGCGCCCGATGCTTCGGGTTCAGCGTGCCGAACTGCGCGACTGGCTGCGCGAACACGGCATTGACTGGATCGACGACCCCAGCAATGACAACAGCAATTTCGACCGGGTGCGCTTTCGTCAGGCGATCCAGTCGCTGCAGCTTGACGTCAGCGCGCTGGCCCGCACCGCCACCCATATGCAAGAGGCGCGGGACGCGCTGTGCCATGCCGCCCTGTCACTGTCCAAGGATGCGGTAATCGCGCGGGGTCGGCTGATTCTGTCGGGCCGCAGTTTTGGCAAGGCCCCGCAGGAAATTCGACGCAGGCTTCTGGTCGCTGCATGCAGATGGGTGACAGGTGCGGATTATCCGCCACGCCGCAATACGGTTCTGCACGCGCTGCAGGCGATCGAACTGGGCAATCGCGTCACGCTGGACGGCACGATGATCGACCCCGCCGCAGACCGCATCCGCATCGCCAGAGAGCCCGCAGCCGCCCTGCGCGCGCCGGATGCGACGGCAGGGATCTGGGATAATCGATGGAATATCAACAGCCTGCCCGACGGCCATCACATTGCCGCCCTTGGCACCGACAGCCTTGGACAGACATCATGGCGGCAATCGGGCCTGCCACGCGACGAAGCCGCCGCCAGCCCGGCCCTGTGGCTGGGCGAACAACTGGTCGCGGCGCCCCTTTTGCGCCCGCATCCCGGTCTGCGCATCTCGCCCACCCGTGACGCGGCAGATTTTCGCAGGCTGGTCTTGGCGCATTGA
- the hrpB gene encoding ATP-dependent helicase HrpB, which produces MSDRLPIEDAIPPLRDALARHGRAVLVAPPGAGKTTRVPLALMDQIAGRILMLEPRRLAARAAAERMAATLGEDPGQRVGYRIRGESVPGSRIEVVTEGILTRMIQSDPSLEGIGCVIFDEFHERSLNADLGLALVWEARGALREDLALLVMSATLEAEPVAALLDDAPILRSDGRAFPVETRWLDRPLPGGARLVDDAARLIARAEQDTRKTGGSILAFLPGEGEIRRVMAQLSGLDCEVLPLYGALDARAQRAALAPPGDRRRIVLATSIAETSLTIPGVRVVVDAGRARRARFDPGSGMSRLVTERVSRAEADQRRGRAGRVGPGICYRMWAQAEEGALPAFAPPEIAVADLAGLALELAAWGADPGDLAFLTPPPVGAMTEARNLLRDLQALDDHGRITDHGRALARLPLHPRIGHMLLRAGREAADLAALLSDRDPLRGAPVDLSLRLQAIRDPKAFAQRHPWEANRGALQRLRDEARRLRRTAPEAEGLSVGAMAALAYPDRIGLRRKGDDPRYVLSGGKGAVMASEDPLASQRLIVALDLDGDQREAKIRLAAPVDEADLRAIHAQRIDAVRFCEWSRREGRVMAREQERLGALVLSDRIWADAPAEDIARAAFEGLRLNGLPWTRAAARLRARIALLEALGPVDDDSLLADGTWLLPWLGQVRSLSDLRALDLSESLKARIGWAGQQMLDQQVPAHFVTPLGRKVPIDYDHETPSIELRLQELFGVVRHPVVGGRPLRISLLSPGGKPVQVTTDLPGFWASSYADVRKDMRGRYPRHPWPEDPTQADPTMRAKPRGT; this is translated from the coding sequence ATGAGTGACCGCCTGCCCATCGAAGATGCAATTCCGCCGCTGCGGGACGCGCTGGCCCGGCATGGCCGCGCCGTGCTGGTCGCGCCGCCGGGCGCGGGCAAGACGACGCGGGTGCCTTTGGCGCTGATGGATCAGATCGCGGGCCGGATCCTGATGCTGGAGCCACGCAGGCTGGCGGCGCGGGCGGCGGCGGAACGGATGGCCGCCACGCTGGGCGAGGATCCGGGCCAGCGCGTCGGTTACCGGATCAGGGGCGAATCGGTGCCCGGATCGCGGATCGAGGTCGTGACCGAAGGCATCCTGACGCGGATGATCCAGTCCGATCCCTCGCTTGAGGGGATCGGCTGTGTGATCTTTGACGAATTTCACGAACGCAGCCTGAATGCCGATCTGGGGCTGGCCCTTGTCTGGGAGGCGCGGGGCGCGCTGCGCGAGGATCTGGCCCTGCTGGTCATGTCGGCCACGCTGGAGGCCGAACCCGTCGCGGCGCTGCTGGACGATGCGCCGATCCTGCGATCGGACGGGCGGGCCTTTCCGGTCGAGACGCGCTGGCTGGACCGGCCCCTGCCGGGCGGGGCGCGGCTGGTCGATGATGCCGCACGGCTGATTGCACGCGCAGAACAGGACACCCGCAAGACCGGCGGCTCGATCCTGGCCTTTCTGCCGGGGGAAGGAGAGATCCGTCGCGTCATGGCGCAGCTGTCCGGTCTGGATTGCGAGGTGTTGCCGCTTTACGGCGCGCTGGACGCCAGGGCGCAGCGGGCGGCGCTGGCCCCGCCGGGGGACCGGCGGCGGATCGTGCTGGCGACCTCGATTGCCGAAACCTCGCTGACGATCCCGGGGGTGCGGGTGGTGGTCGATGCCGGTCGCGCGCGGCGGGCACGCTTTGATCCGGGCAGCGGCATGTCGCGGCTGGTGACCGAGCGTGTCAGCCGGGCCGAGGCCGATCAGCGGCGGGGCCGCGCGGGCCGGGTGGGGCCGGGGATCTGCTATCGGATGTGGGCGCAGGCCGAGGAGGGTGCCTTGCCCGCCTTTGCCCCGCCCGAGATCGCGGTCGCGGATCTGGCCGGTCTGGCGCTGGAACTGGCCGCATGGGGCGCCGATCCGGGCGATCTGGCTTTTCTGACGCCCCCGCCGGTTGGCGCGATGACCGAGGCCCGCAACCTGCTGCGCGATCTGCAGGCGCTGGACGATCACGGCCGGATCACCGATCACGGGCGCGCGCTGGCACGGCTGCCGCTGCATCCGCGCATCGGGCATATGCTGCTGCGCGCGGGGCGAGAGGCGGCGGATCTGGCGGCGCTTCTGTCGGATCGCGATCCGCTGCGCGGCGCGCCGGTCGATCTGTCGCTGCGGCTGCAGGCGATCCGCGATCCGAAGGCATTTGCCCAGCGGCATCCGTGGGAGGCCAATCGCGGCGCTCTGCAGCGGTTGCGGGATGAGGCCCGGCGCCTGCGCCGGACGGCGCCCGAGGCCGAGGGCCTGTCTGTCGGCGCGATGGCGGCGCTGGCCTATCCGGACCGGATCGGATTGCGCCGCAAGGGGGACGATCCGCGCTATGTGCTGTCAGGCGGGAAGGGGGCCGTGATGGCGTCCGAGGATCCGCTGGCCTCGCAACGTCTGATCGTCGCGCTGGATCTGGATGGCGATCAGCGAGAGGCGAAGATCAGGCTTGCCGCCCCGGTGGACGAGGCTGATCTGCGGGCGATCCATGCTCAGCGGATCGACGCCGTCCGGTTTTGCGAATGGTCACGTCGCGAGGGCCGGGTGATGGCGCGCGAGCAAGAGCGTCTGGGCGCGCTGGTGCTGTCGGACCGGATCTGGGCCGACGCCCCGGCCGAGGATATCGCCCGCGCGGCTTTCGAGGGGCTGCGTCTGAACGGTCTGCCCTGGACCCGGGCGGCGGCGCGGCTGCGCGCGCGGATCGCGCTGCTGGAGGCGCTTGGCCCGGTGGATGATGACAGCCTTCTGGCCGATGGCACGTGGCTGTTGCCCTGGCTTGGGCAGGTGCGGAGCCTTTCGGATCTGCGGGCGCTGGATCTGAGCGAGTCCTTGAAGGCGCGGATCGGCTGGGCCGGGCAGCAGATGCTGGATCAGCAGGTGCCTGCGCATTTCGTGACGCCTTTGGGGCGCAAGGTGCCGATCGATTACGATCACGAGACGCCCTCGATCGAGCTGCGCCTGCAAGAGCTGTTCGGCGTGGTCCGCCATCCGGTGGTGGGCGGGCGGCCCTTGCGGATCAGCCTGTTATCTCCGGGCGGCAAGCCGGTCCAGGTGACGACCGATCTGCCGGGGTTCTGGGCCAGTTCCTATGCCGATGTGCGCAAGGACATGCGGGGGCGCTATCCGCGCCATCCCTGGCCCGAGGATCCGACCCAAGCGGATCCGACGATGCGGGCAAAACCGCGCGGGACATAG